Proteins encoded within one genomic window of uncultured Methanobrevibacter sp.:
- a CDS encoding MIP/aquaporin family protein — MTCNIRKKFFAELLGTFFLVFFGTGSAVVTLLISESVTPGLAGIGLLGGLGDWIAIALTFGLTVMVCIYVFGKISGAHLNPAVTIGLLVTKNIALVDSIYYIVAQVIGACLASLSLFLCLGAPAVAVGGLGATAPGLGVSYMQAMFAEFLGTFFLMMVVMGVAVDKKAEPGFAGISIGMTVAAVIAVLGAFTGASINPARTFGPYLMDMILGGQNLWGFFPIYLVGPILGAICAAFAYAYLAKGSGVCELPQPFNDE; from the coding sequence ATGACTTGTAATATAAGAAAAAAATTCTTTGCAGAACTTCTTGGAACATTTTTCCTTGTATTTTTTGGTACAGGATCAGCTGTAGTGACTTTATTGATTTCTGAGAGTGTTACTCCTGGTCTTGCAGGAATCGGACTTTTAGGAGGTTTGGGTGACTGGATTGCTATTGCATTGACATTTGGTCTAACTGTAATGGTATGTATCTATGTGTTTGGAAAGATTTCCGGTGCACACTTGAATCCTGCTGTAACTATTGGGCTTCTTGTAACCAAAAACATTGCTTTGGTTGACAGTATCTATTATATAGTTGCACAGGTTATAGGTGCATGTTTGGCAAGTTTATCTTTATTCTTATGTCTTGGTGCTCCGGCAGTAGCTGTTGGAGGATTAGGTGCAACTGCTCCGGGACTTGGAGTAAGCTACATGCAGGCAATGTTTGCTGAGTTTTTAGGAACATTCTTCCTGATGATGGTCGTAATGGGTGTAGCAGTTGATAAAAAAGCCGAACCTGGCTTTGCAGGAATATCAATAGGTATGACCGTAGCTGCAGTAATTGCGGTACTGGGTGCATTTACAGGTGCTTCAATTAATCCTGCCCGTACATTTGGACCATACTTGATGGATATGATTTTAGGAGGTCAAAACCTCTGGGGATTCTTCCCGATATATCTGGTCGGACCTATTCTCGGTGCAATCTGTGCGGCATTTGCATACGCATACCTTGCAAAAGGCAGTGGAGTTTGTGAACTTCCTCAGCCATTTAATGATGAATAA
- a CDS encoding SHOCT domain-containing protein: MGLFSNNKSEEEIFEEALAENNIFEGVSCKVVFPVTDLKISTHDGFTRGVATLTLGIVGWAATSGIKQTEQNRVLQTELQVVNKGIVFKKSTRDQKDLRIPYDNIVKANRKEGMFEFTILLLENQEIHVHLFSIKGELNSPLYVRNHLTNIINERACGAQYEEGGWGLEHGTAEPQETKQENGSLLDELERLGNMYKEGLLTDDEFALAKKKLLGGD; encoded by the coding sequence ATGGGATTATTTAGTAACAATAAATCAGAAGAAGAGATATTTGAAGAAGCATTGGCAGAAAATAATATTTTTGAGGGTGTAAGTTGCAAAGTGGTTTTTCCAGTCACTGACCTGAAAATATCTACACATGATGGCTTTACAAGGGGTGTTGCTACATTAACATTAGGTATTGTTGGATGGGCCGCAACTAGTGGTATAAAACAAACAGAACAAAATCGTGTTTTACAAACAGAATTACAGGTTGTTAATAAAGGAATTGTTTTTAAAAAATCAACTAGGGACCAAAAGGATTTAAGAATACCTTATGATAATATTGTAAAAGCCAATCGTAAGGAGGGTATGTTTGAATTCACAATATTATTACTTGAAAATCAAGAAATTCATGTGCATTTGTTTTCTATAAAAGGAGAGCTTAACTCACCATTATATGTAAGAAATCATTTAACAAATATAATCAACGAACGTGCATGTGGTGCTCAATACGAAGAAGGTGGATGGGGTCTTGAACACGGAACAGCAGAACCGCAGGAAACTAAACAGGAAAATGGTTCATTATTGGATGAACTGGAAAGGCTTGGAAATATGTACAAGGAAGGATTATTGACTGATGATGAGTTTGCATTAGCAAAGAAGAAATTACTTGGGGGTGATTAA
- the uvrA gene encoding excinuclease ABC subunit UvrA, whose translation MAEDSKKQIVIKGAREHNLQDIDVSVPRDEFIVITGLSGSGKSSLAFDTIYAEGQRRYVESLSAYARQFLGQMKKPEMESIEGLSPAISIDQKTTRENPRSTVGTITEIYDYLRLLFARIGIPHCPNCGKEISQQTLGQIGDSIIEEGEGIKIQILSPIVRDKKGQFKDVLEDLRNKGFVRVRVDGEIRDLDEDIELAKTYRHNIDVVVDRLKTRKDVDFKRRLVDSLETAAEFTEGLVSVLFDNGEEEYEKKYSEHFACVDCGINFEELTPRMFSFNAPQGACPECNGIGSKMEIDPDLIVPDKTLTLNEGAIAPWSKSSKRENYYYQMLEAVSKHFNFSMDVPFNELDPEYQDTILYGCNDKIPFTFKRRNKSYMVNRKFEGVIPRMERLYLETKSNYSRKYISKFMSDRKCHVCDGKRLRPEILAVTVGGKSIIDVCDMAIKDSYQFFQDLELTERENFIAKEVLKEVKERLSFLVEVGLDYLSMSRSSGTLSGGEAQRIRLATQIGSGLVGVLYILDEPSIGLHQRDNIKLIEALKRLKDLGNTLVVVEHDEETILSADYVVDIGPGAGEHGGKIVAQGKPIDIMKNPDSITGQYISRAKKIDIPKTRREGNGLFINIKGASQNNLKHIDVEIPLGKFTCVTGVSGSGKSSLINEILYKGAQGKLAKKFTFAGKYDEIEGLENIDKVIAIDQKPIGRTPRSNPATYTGVFTDIRDLFANTPESKARGYKPGRFSFNVKGGRCEACSGDGIVQIEMHFLADVYVPCEVCGGKRYNEETLDIRYKGKNIYEVLEMTVEEALEFFENIPKITKKLQTLYDVGLGYMKIGQPATTLSGGEAQRIKLAKELSRTSTGKTLYILDEPTTGLHFADIKRLLDVLARLTDAGNSVVVIEHNLDVIKTADHIIDLGPEGGDGGGEVIATGTPEDIASAGTYTGEFLERMLDENITPYAKELVEDIGK comes from the coding sequence ATGGCAGAAGATTCTAAAAAACAAATTGTCATTAAGGGTGCACGTGAGCATAATCTTCAGGATATTGATGTCAGTGTTCCCCGTGATGAATTCATTGTAATTACAGGTCTCAGTGGGTCCGGAAAGTCTTCATTGGCTTTTGATACAATCTATGCTGAAGGACAGCGCAGATATGTGGAATCACTCTCAGCTTATGCAAGACAATTCCTGGGTCAAATGAAAAAGCCGGAGATGGAATCAATTGAAGGATTGTCACCAGCTATTTCAATAGACCAGAAAACCACAAGAGAAAACCCGAGATCAACTGTAGGTACAATTACAGAAATTTATGATTATTTAAGATTATTATTTGCAAGAATTGGAATTCCTCATTGTCCTAACTGTGGAAAGGAAATCTCACAACAGACTTTAGGTCAGATTGGAGATTCTATAATTGAAGAGGGGGAAGGAATTAAAATCCAGATTCTCTCTCCTATTGTTCGTGATAAAAAAGGACAGTTCAAGGATGTTCTTGAAGATTTAAGAAATAAAGGTTTTGTAAGAGTCCGAGTCGATGGTGAGATAAGGGACTTGGATGAAGATATAGAGCTTGCAAAAACATACAGACATAATATTGATGTGGTTGTTGACAGATTAAAAACCAGAAAGGATGTTGATTTCAAAAGAAGGCTTGTTGATTCTCTTGAAACTGCAGCTGAATTTACTGAAGGTTTGGTTTCAGTCCTGTTTGATAACGGTGAAGAAGAATATGAGAAAAAATACTCCGAACACTTTGCCTGTGTTGACTGTGGAATAAATTTTGAGGAATTAACTCCTAGGATGTTTTCATTCAATGCTCCTCAGGGGGCTTGTCCTGAATGTAATGGAATCGGTTCCAAAATGGAGATTGACCCTGATTTGATTGTTCCTGATAAGACATTAACATTGAATGAAGGTGCAATTGCACCTTGGTCAAAGTCTTCAAAAAGGGAAAATTATTATTATCAAATGCTTGAAGCGGTTTCAAAGCATTTCAATTTCAGTATGGACGTTCCATTCAATGAACTGGACCCTGAATATCAGGATACAATTCTTTATGGATGCAATGATAAGATTCCATTTACTTTTAAAAGAAGAAATAAGTCTTACATGGTAAACCGTAAATTTGAAGGGGTCATTCCAAGAATGGAAAGATTATATCTTGAAACCAAATCAAACTATTCAAGAAAATACATCTCAAAATTCATGAGTGACAGAAAATGTCATGTTTGTGACGGAAAACGTTTAAGGCCGGAAATTTTGGCAGTTACTGTTGGCGGAAAATCAATCATTGATGTTTGTGATATGGCAATCAAGGATTCATATCAATTCTTCCAGGATTTGGAACTGACTGAAAGAGAAAATTTCATTGCAAAAGAAGTTTTAAAGGAAGTTAAAGAACGTTTAAGCTTTTTAGTTGAGGTTGGACTTGATTATCTGTCAATGTCAAGGTCTTCAGGTACTCTTTCAGGTGGTGAAGCACAGCGTATCAGACTGGCCACCCAAATAGGTTCAGGGCTGGTTGGTGTTTTATATATTCTTGATGAGCCAAGTATTGGACTTCATCAAAGAGATAATATTAAACTTATTGAAGCACTTAAAAGGCTTAAGGATTTGGGAAATACATTGGTTGTCGTTGAACACGATGAGGAAACTATTTTATCTGCAGATTATGTTGTAGATATTGGTCCAGGTGCAGGTGAGCACGGAGGTAAGATTGTTGCTCAGGGAAAACCTATTGACATTATGAAAAATCCCGACTCCATTACCGGCCAGTATATTTCAAGAGCCAAAAAAATCGATATTCCTAAAACCAGAAGGGAAGGTAACGGATTGTTTATCAACATCAAAGGTGCTTCTCAAAATAATCTCAAGCATATAGATGTTGAAATCCCATTGGGCAAATTTACCTGTGTAACAGGCGTAAGCGGTTCAGGTAAAAGCAGTTTAATAAATGAAATCCTATATAAAGGGGCTCAGGGAAAACTGGCTAAAAAATTCACTTTTGCAGGAAAATATGATGAAATTGAAGGTTTGGAAAATATAGATAAAGTTATTGCAATAGATCAAAAACCTATTGGAAGAACTCCTAGATCCAACCCTGCGACATATACTGGTGTATTTACAGATATTCGTGATTTGTTTGCAAACACTCCTGAATCAAAAGCAAGAGGCTATAAACCTGGAAGATTCTCATTTAACGTCAAGGGCGGAAGATGTGAAGCATGTTCCGGTGACGGTATTGTTCAAATTGAAATGCACTTTTTGGCTGATGTTTATGTTCCATGTGAAGTCTGCGGCGGTAAAAGATACAATGAAGAGACTTTGGATATAAGATATAAAGGTAAAAATATCTATGAAGTCCTTGAAATGACTGTTGAAGAGGCATTGGAATTCTTTGAAAACATTCCAAAAATCACCAAAAAACTCCAGACACTGTATGATGTGGGACTAGGATATATGAAAATCGGTCAGCCTGCAACAACATTGTCCGGTGGTGAAGCACAAAGAATCAAGCTTGCAAAAGAACTGTCCAGAACAAGTACCGGCAAAACATTGTATATCTTGGATGAACCTACTACAGGTCTTCATTTTGCAGATATTAAAAGATTATTGGATGTTTTAGCCAGACTTACTGATGCGGGTAATTCTGTAGTTGTCATTGAACATAATCTGGATGTTATTAAAACTGCTGACCATATCATTGACCTTGGTCCTGAAGGCGGAGACGGTGGTGGAGAGGTAATTGCTACTGGAACTCCTGAAGACATTGCAAGTGCCGGAACATACACCGGTGAGTTTTTAGAGCGTATGCTTGATGAAAATATAACTCCTTATGCAAAAGAACTGGTAGAAGATATTGGAAAATAA
- a CDS encoding DUF2193 domain-containing protein has translation MRELYEKMINESISAQKADVAVISENRYNDFKITDAKLYADVVAGMKALDNQAESVINLHKESVKNHYEILSSITDTLKCEDDPFIEHFQTPPVLEILCEEDGEFADSVDKFIQAIADNEALVAKESIRRYGGFYGPTCVVDFALMPGSTSNVVNQILQKTDIPEAHKQAILSAKSWGMNTSYGIGDAFANAIEAGATAAEATEKEIAALQMIYKTPIEGQATLMDDADHSSFDVRDYMNKYKKAMTSAVKSAMDDGVHYGNIVTVPAYCVGDIGHHIGQSTYNMCKDDVTLAIVRSTADVIANTLTSNLDNYKSEFDVLKLATGSSACATEFILELDGFNAPMVVDLFSKRFHNFVQQYPTRGAAAELHNCDFMDMIYRGFNAISAARKFRAGTGGELVPKINGFAVDLSPILESEIVMNPQRYTYPACAITVRFSSLMRLADYPCLLTSEPITATMMTNIIALNKEAPGSPVRGCKNCAAASLVDNKHEYCQWREAV, from the coding sequence ATGAGAGAGTTATATGAGAAAATGATTAACGAGTCAATTTCTGCTCAAAAAGCGGACGTTGCAGTTATATCAGAAAACAGGTACAACGACTTTAAAATTACTGATGCAAAACTTTATGCAGATGTAGTAGCAGGCATGAAAGCATTGGACAATCAGGCAGAATCAGTAATTAACCTGCACAAGGAATCTGTTAAAAACCACTACGAGATTTTATCTTCCATTACAGACACTCTAAAATGTGAAGACGATCCTTTCATAGAACACTTCCAAACTCCTCCTGTATTGGAAATATTATGTGAAGAGGACGGCGAATTTGCTGACAGTGTAGACAAATTCATTCAGGCCATTGCCGATAATGAAGCTCTTGTTGCAAAGGAATCCATTAGAAGATATGGTGGATTTTATGGACCAACATGTGTCGTGGACTTTGCATTAATGCCTGGAAGTACCAGTAATGTTGTAAATCAAATACTTCAAAAAACAGACATTCCTGAAGCTCATAAACAGGCAATTTTATCTGCAAAATCTTGGGGTATGAATACTTCATACGGTATTGGAGATGCATTTGCAAACGCTATTGAAGCCGGTGCAACTGCCGCTGAAGCAACAGAAAAAGAAATTGCAGCACTTCAAATGATTTACAAAACTCCTATTGAAGGTCAGGCCACATTGATGGATGATGCAGACCACTCCTCATTTGATGTAAGGGATTATATGAACAAATACAAAAAGGCAATGACTTCTGCTGTCAAATCTGCAATGGATGATGGAGTGCATTACGGAAACATTGTAACAGTGCCTGCATACTGTGTTGGAGATATCGGACACCACATCGGCCAGTCCACATATAACATGTGTAAGGATGACGTGACTTTAGCTATTGTTCGCTCAACTGCAGATGTTATTGCAAACACATTAACATCCAACTTGGATAATTATAAATCTGAATTTGATGTGCTTAAATTAGCTACAGGTTCATCTGCATGTGCAACAGAATTCATTTTAGAATTGGATGGATTCAATGCACCAATGGTGGTTGATTTATTTTCTAAAAGATTCCATAACTTTGTACAGCAATATCCGACAAGAGGTGCGGCTGCAGAGTTGCACAACTGTGATTTCATGGACATGATTTACAGAGGATTCAATGCAATCAGTGCAGCAAGAAAATTCAGAGCAGGCACCGGCGGAGAATTAGTACCAAAAATCAATGGATTTGCAGTTGATTTAAGTCCTATTTTAGAAAGCGAAATTGTAATGAATCCACAAAGATACACTTATCCTGCATGCGCAATTACAGTAAGATTCTCTTCACTTATGAGATTGGCAGACTATCCATGTCTTTTAACTTCAGAACCTATTACCGCAACCATGATGACAAATATCATTGCACTTAACAAAGAGGCACCAGGGTCACCTGTAAGAGGTTGTAAAAACTGTGCTGCAGCTTCACTTGTGGATAACAAACATGAATACTGTCAATGGAGAGAAGCTGTATAG
- a CDS encoding ammonium transporter translates to MVLSTGNTAWMLVATIMVLLMSVPGIAFFYGGLSKRKNVLNSMFLSLIAFAIASIIWILYGYQIAFAPESYAGIIGIPQNLFMEGIGVDSLTGTIPTFVFAGFQLTFAALTAAVVSGSIVGRMKSRAWILFIILWVSIVYIPICHWIWGGGWLMNMGAIDFAGGVAVEVNSGVSALALALILGKRKDPSLLPHNMGYSVLGAGFLWFGWMGFNGGSSLAANGLAGSAILVSNTAAAVAMILWVIFDVIKIGKPTVLGAITGAVAGLVAITPASGFVTLSGSIVIGIGAAVISYLAVYNLKGRFGYDDALDVFGVHGLSGVWGLIATGLFACPAINGVAGLFYGNPNQLIIQLIAVVATVVYSFVVSLLIAKILDKVIGLRVEDKEEIRGLDSALHKESGYRI, encoded by the coding sequence ATGGTGTTAAGTACAGGAAATACTGCCTGGATGCTTGTTGCAACAATTATGGTTTTGCTGATGAGCGTTCCGGGTATTGCATTTTTTTATGGTGGTTTATCCAAAAGAAAAAACGTATTAAACTCGATGTTTCTGTCGCTTATTGCATTTGCGATAGCAAGCATAATATGGATTTTATATGGTTATCAGATAGCTTTTGCTCCTGAAAGTTATGCAGGTATAATTGGAATCCCTCAAAACTTGTTTATGGAAGGGATAGGTGTTGATTCATTAACAGGCACTATTCCTACATTTGTATTTGCAGGTTTCCAGTTAACTTTCGCTGCATTGACTGCAGCTGTCGTTTCCGGTTCGATTGTTGGAAGGATGAAGTCCAGAGCATGGATTTTATTCATTATTTTATGGGTCAGCATAGTTTACATCCCGATATGTCATTGGATTTGGGGTGGAGGATGGCTGATGAACATGGGCGCAATTGATTTTGCAGGAGGAGTTGCCGTTGAGGTCAATTCCGGAGTTTCCGCTCTTGCATTGGCATTAATATTGGGAAAAAGAAAGGACCCTTCATTGCTTCCTCATAACATGGGCTATTCAGTTTTAGGAGCAGGATTTTTATGGTTTGGATGGATGGGATTCAATGGAGGATCTTCTCTTGCCGCTAACGGGCTTGCAGGTTCTGCCATTCTTGTTTCAAATACTGCAGCGGCCGTTGCAATGATTCTTTGGGTCATTTTTGATGTTATAAAAATCGGAAAACCAACAGTTTTGGGCGCAATTACCGGTGCCGTTGCAGGGTTGGTGGCTATTACTCCAGCTTCAGGTTTTGTTACTCTTTCAGGTTCAATAGTTATCGGAATCGGTGCGGCCGTAATATCTTATTTGGCTGTTTACAATCTTAAAGGCAGATTTGGTTATGATGATGCTTTGGATGTATTTGGAGTTCACGGACTGTCAGGTGTCTGGGGATTGATAGCTACAGGTCTGTTTGCATGTCCTGCCATTAATGGAGTGGCCGGGCTATTTTATGGAAATCCCAACCAGTTGATAATTCAGCTGATAGCGGTTGTGGCAACTGTAGTTTACTCATTTGTTGTAAGCTTGCTTATTGCAAAAATATTGGATAAGGTCATAGGTTTAAGAGTTGAAGATAAAGAAGAAATTAGGGGCCTTGATTCTGCATTGCACAAGGAATCAGGTTACAGGATTTAA
- a CDS encoding DUF368 domain-containing protein, translating to MGSADIVPGVSGGTIALITGIYGHLIESISKIKFAFIKPLFKGDFKGFKNALLEEIDFKFFIPLVLGIGIAFLTLAKVVTYCMEVHTALTYSFFFGLIIASAVILFRKLSKISLKNILFAFIGLILTYIFVSINPIAANHALPVIFISGMIAICAMILPGISGSFLLLLLGQYAYMLDAIHELRITELVVFVIGAVIGILGFSKILNYLIKNHEEVTMAFLIGVMLGSLRVPGYEIMSSVSLNFASLLPCLVVAVIAFVIIIIMETKFDYIE from the coding sequence ATGGGGTCTGCAGACATTGTTCCCGGTGTTTCAGGTGGAACAATTGCACTGATAACTGGAATTTATGGTCATTTGATTGAATCTATCAGTAAAATTAAATTTGCTTTTATAAAACCTCTTTTTAAAGGGGATTTCAAAGGTTTTAAAAATGCTTTGTTGGAAGAAATAGATTTTAAATTCTTTATTCCACTGGTATTGGGTATAGGTATTGCATTTCTAACCTTGGCTAAAGTTGTAACTTACTGTATGGAAGTGCACACTGCATTAACATATTCATTCTTCTTTGGTTTAATTATAGCATCTGCTGTGATTTTATTTAGAAAGCTAAGTAAAATCAGCCTTAAAAATATTTTATTTGCATTTATCGGTTTAATTTTAACTTATATATTCGTAAGTATTAATCCGATTGCAGCAAATCACGCTCTGCCAGTTATATTTATTTCAGGAATGATTGCAATTTGTGCTATGATTTTACCTGGAATTTCAGGATCATTTTTATTACTGTTACTTGGCCAATATGCATACATGCTGGATGCAATTCATGAGCTTCGTATTACAGAACTGGTTGTTTTTGTTATTGGAGCAGTAATTGGTATTCTTGGATTTTCAAAAATCTTAAATTACCTTATTAAAAATCATGAAGAAGTAACCATGGCATTTCTTATTGGTGTAATGCTTGGATCACTAAGGGTTCCGGGTTATGAAATCATGAGTTCAGTTAGTTTAAACTTCGCAAGTTTATTACCTTGCCTTGTTGTTGCAGTTATTGCATTTGTAATTATTATAATTATGGAAACCAAATTTGATTACATTGAGTAG
- a CDS encoding P-II family nitrogen regulator, whose amino-acid sequence MKRIIAVIREEMFENVKHALLTSGCEGMNVSTVKGRGRQTGTKESYRGSSYCIDLIPKTRVELIVNEEDLEDIIDIILESARTGDVGDGKIFVSDVEEVIRIRTGERGSNAV is encoded by the coding sequence ATGAAAAGGATTATTGCGGTTATTCGTGAGGAAATGTTTGAAAATGTTAAACATGCACTTTTAACATCAGGTTGTGAAGGAATGAATGTGTCTACTGTAAAAGGAAGGGGCAGACAAACAGGTACTAAAGAATCCTACAGGGGTTCAAGCTACTGTATAGATTTGATTCCAAAAACAAGGGTTGAATTAATTGTTAATGAAGAGGATTTGGAGGATATCATTGACATAATTCTTGAAAGCGCCAGAACAGGTGATGTTGGGGACGGAAAAATATTCGTTTCTGATGTTGAAGAAGTGATTAGGATAAGAACAGGTGAGCGAGGCTCCAATGCAGTTTAG